One region of Schistocerca gregaria isolate iqSchGreg1 chromosome 7, iqSchGreg1.2, whole genome shotgun sequence genomic DNA includes:
- the LOC126282031 gene encoding leucine-rich repeat-containing protein 40-like, which translates to MLAVQRTALPLLVFLVTSAAGSTFPVNCDFSRDGSEAVCIGWCPLYIRKNVTTLRCQHNGWRIINGTLLHHFAHLITLDLSFGRISQILPDSFQRMKELQHLDLSNNMLSALSYDFSELPKLRSLNLSGNPLTLSSREPFRASSSLETLDVSSCSLTDLWEDSLGKLSNLSELRIRNNPDLQINGCPFVDNIKLIVIDGEKEVVAKLKTVCHSSKPNAPSMEESNKTLAVSKSSGDTISSKRFFVYLTACIFLPFLLVSLCAN; encoded by the exons ATGCTAGCTGTGCAGAGGACCGCTCTGCCACTGCTAGTCTTCCTCGTCACTTCTGCTGCCGGCTCCACGTTTCCAGTGAACTGCGACTTTTCACGTGATGGCAGTGAGGCTGTCTGCATTGGCTGGTGCCCTTTGTACATCAGAAAAAATGTAACCACTCTTCGCTGCCAGCACAATGGCTGGAGAATTATAAATGGTACTCTGCTTCATCATTTCGCCCACCTGATCACTCTGGACCTCTCATTCGGACGCATATCACAG ATACTACCTGACAGTTTCCAGCGGATGAAAGAACTTCAACATCTCGACCTGTCCAACAATATGTTGAGTGCCCTTTCTTACGACTTCAGTGAGCTGCCAAAGCTTCGCTCTCTGAACCTATCTGGAAACCCGCTGACGCTGTCTTCCAGGGAGCCGTTCCGCGCCTCCAGTTCGCTGGAAACTCTTGACGTGTCTAGCTGCAGCCTGACTGACCTGTGGGAAGACTCGTTGGGCAAACTATCGAATCTGAGTGAGCTGCGGATTCGAAACAACCCGGACCTGCAGATCAACGGATGTCCATTTGTTGACAACATTAAACTAATCGTTATCGACGGCGAAAAAGAAGTCGTCGCAAAATTAAAAACCGTTTGCCATTCATCTAAACCCAATGCCCCATCAATGGAAGAAAGCAATAAAACATTGGCCGTAAGCAAGTCTTCTGGTGATACAATATCTTCTAAACGGTTTTTTGTGTATCTCACTGCATGCATTTTTCTACCTTTTTTACTGGTTTCACTTTGTGCTAATTAA